A single region of the Pararge aegeria chromosome 20, ilParAegt1.1, whole genome shotgun sequence genome encodes:
- the LOC120632659 gene encoding uncharacterized protein LOC120632659 gives MRLIVILFLLYSNVLEIENRMLPIYYETEAPITDSDSVTDPVTNDGSKEKAIIPKTFDDEEFELEQMKANNVIQKKPCAIVVLSNIQNPSMQSLLRKYKYDANGILIPSSVKYFIKLPQSLKSPSVLMPLNDKAFSPLGGFVRYYKEVPPIPHAW, from the exons ATGAGGTTGAtcgtaattttatttcttttatattccaACGTTCTGGAGATTGAAAAT AGAATGCTTCCTATTTACTACGAAACTGAGGCCCCTATAACCGATAGTGATTCCGTAACAGATCCCGTTACAAATGACGGCTCGAAGGAAAAGGCGATAATTCCCAAAACATTTGATGATGAGGAATTTGAGCTGGAACAAATGAAAGCAAACAATGTAATTCAAAAAAAG ccGTGCGCGATAGTAGTGCTATCTAATATTCAAAACCCGTCGATGCAGTCGCTATTGAGGAAGTACAAATATGACGCAAATG gcatACTAATTCCGAGCAGCGTGAAATACTTCATAAAGCTACCGCAGAGTTTGAAGTCACCATCTGTCCTAATGCCACTAAATGACAAAGCATTCTCGCCTCTAGGAGGGTTCGTCAG